One window of the Penaeus vannamei isolate JL-2024 chromosome 31, ASM4276789v1, whole genome shotgun sequence genome contains the following:
- the Spt7 gene encoding STAGA complex 65 subunit gamma, with protein MSCAGSHWGEFQDGQGSSNDDWSLSGSDMEDLLTPKPPPPTPPTLHQPSQEETSSFQKLPAEFCRTDPLVLQTIRLLQYQRQVAQLINRAQSIGMEGNSFPSCPAPPDEPVLDRKTAKPHFLFFIPPEKTSYTSGKNEPQLLEVEGTTARLILRKAVATVCAHTGYTDTSESVLRFLTDVLHEFLTKLTNLLRANTDSLLLTDRCPFHDVMEQSLHDIGIGSMNELHQMYRERVILYHTRVRQESFQLYHQYLALTQNKEGSIATPGSRRESTGDWWGDDCGSQHGGPSGTSAPGLDDTSVPSIKSTSSLDPELSLHPFSVLSQVGGDGEEGVQHSPATTQQYQLYPLTPR; from the exons ATGAGTTGTGCTGGTAGCCACTGGGGAGAGTTTCAGGATGGTCAGGGCAGCAGCAATGATGACTGGAGTCTCAGCGGCTCTGACATGGAAGACCTCCTAACCCCAaagccaccaccaccaactcctccaACCCTTCACCAGCCATCTCAGGAGGAAACATCATCATTTCAGAA ACTTCCAGCAGAATTCTGCAGAACAGACCCCTTAGTTTTGCAAACAATCAGATTACTACAGTATCAGAGACAAGTTGCCCAGCTTATAAACAGAGCACAG AGTATAGGTATGGAGGGGAATAGCTTCCCATCATGCCCGGCACCTCCTGATGAGCCTGTGCTTGACCGGAAAACTGCGAAGCCAcacttcttattctttattcctcctgAAAAAAC CTCATACACAAGTGGGAAGAATGAGCCACAGTTACTTGAGGTGGAGGGCACAACTGCACGACTTATTTTGAGGAAAGCTGTAGCAACAGTATGTGCACACACAGGATACACTGACACATCCGAGAGTGTGCTCAGATTTCTCACCGATGTTCTCCATGAATTTTTGACGAAGCTGACCAATTTGCTACGTGCTAACACAGACTCCCTTCTGTTGACAGACAGATGTCCATTTCAT GATGTTATGGAACAAAGCCTTCACGATATTGGGATTGGCAGCATGAATGAGTTACACCAAATGTACCGTGAACGTGTTATTCTGTACCATACCAGAGTCAGGCAGGAGAGCTTTCAGTTGTATCATCAATACCTTGCTCTTACACAGAATAAGGAAGGCAGTATTGCAACACCTGG GTCTCGAAGGGAGAGTACAGGGGACTGGTGGGGAGACGACTGTGGGAGTCAACATGGAGGTCCAAGTGGTACCTCTGCACCAGGTCTAGACGATACCTCTGTCCCATCTATTAAAAGTACCTCAAGTCTGGATCCTGAATTATCACTCCATCCATTCTCTGTGTTGAGCCA AGTCGGaggtgatggagaagaaggggtcCAGCACTCACCTGCCACCACACAACAATACCAGCTATACCCTCTTACACCCAGATAG
- the Srp19 gene encoding signal recognition particle 19 kDa protein, translating into MAAAAARPMPKRQEGFEKWICLYPAYINKDKSRAEGRRIPKEKAVPAPTFKEIIDVLSVTGLQVAGERKIYCREKSKEPPYWGRIRVQLKSPDGEPIDPNFKTREDLMVHVAEKIPQLKSRTNPKQTQETQQQPQQGKQAKGKKRK; encoded by the exons ATGGCGGCCGCAGCAGCTCGCCCGATGCCCAAACGTCAAGAAGGATTTGAAAA aTGGATTTGCCTGTATCCTGCTTATATCAACAAAGATAAATCTAGAGCTGAAGGAAGAAGAATACCCAAGGAAAAG GCAGTCCCAGCCCCAACCTTTAAGGAGATAATTGATGTGCTGTCAGTGACTGGGTTGCAG GTGGCAGGGGAACGCAAGATTTACTGCAGAGAAAAGAGCAAAGAACCTCCCTATTGGGGTAGAATCCGAGTACAGCTCAAGAGTCCAGATGGAGAGCCCATTGACCCAAACTTCAA AACACGTGAGGATTTGATGGTCCATGTTGCAGAGAAGATTCCTCAGCTAAAGAGTAGGACAAACCCTAAACAAACTCAGGAAACTCAGCAGCAACCACAACAAGGGAAGCAGGCAAAGggcaagaagaggaaataa
- the LOC113804233 gene encoding probable serine/threonine-protein kinase DDB_G0282895, protein MKLHSVFILIFLNHFVRYTDGRVTARAWQVYRPRKPSPSTAPSACTPEGQISTFTFLNFALSVGQMAANIASNIANDNNNNNDNNNNNNNNLINANVANNNNNNNNVNDIGFTKPGRKKRRLRTNTACWVENTNSTHSLDVSQIDQEVSLALMISLQRWLSLSQQLASVGGRESELEEVGCSVSGLCGEGREFGHVTKAIVRSVWKYGEGIAHGLVHGPTRNT, encoded by the exons ATGAAACTCCACAGTGTATTTATTTTAATCTTCCTTAATCATTTTGTTCGCTACACCGATGGCAG GGTAACGGCAAGGGCGTGGCAGGTGTATCGGCCTCGAAAACCCTCTCCCTCGACAGCCCCTTCGGCGTGTACTCCCGAGGGCCAGATCTCGACCTTCACCTTCTTGAACTTTGCACTCTCGGTCGGGCAAATGGCCGCTAACATCGCCTCGAACATcgccaatgacaacaacaacaataacgacaataataacaataataacaacaacttgaTCAACGCTAATGTggcgaacaacaacaacaacaacaataatgtgaaTGACATCGGGTTCACTAAaccaggaagaaaaaagagaagg CTGAGGACCAACACTGCCTGCTGGGTCGAAAATACTAATTCGACTCACAGTTTAGATGTTTCCCAAATCGACCAAGAG GTGTCTCTCGCTCTCATGATCAGTCTGCAGAGGTGGTTGAGCCTGTCACAGCAGCTGGCTTCGGTTGGCGGTAGAGAGAGCGAGTTGGAGGAGGTCGGGTGCTCCGTGTCTGGCCTTTGTGGAGAGGGGCGAGAGTTCGGTCACGTGACGAAGGCCATCGTGCGATCTGTTTG gaAATACGGTGAAGGTATTGCTCATGGCCTAGTTCATGGACCTACTCGGAACACATAA
- the LOC138867574 gene encoding uncharacterized protein: MSVETDNASIIRPSAIVMACVKTLRILGGFPYVLEAGAVRKSSKLKAWGKEAIDGQASKPNSLAKSTWLVVWSWAVVLGFTALSVAVPLANIFWPTKSWVLLKGNTLLVASNIYVWVKMGFASLLHISLFHSSTSLARVLERLSLVSGRNPRVPRNLSTYGAFCLLALDLALILGRIIRTAEYSGPLLQVLQRLFADVMQKMISTVFTLFVYYSSLSLTFGYKNILPLSRPCRNETVIRFRESVQLGLQAALEADASNVRDDSAEDHTFHRLGQKAKHQPRNAQLSDIHATSALEKLFDLQQFQGIFNEYIALPVIFLHIWAVANIIFASYMSLKQILTGTNLFYMTSDMLKNIMIIILLNCAPELITRQREELRQLIFFLRLEPADKIVDEKLGRLLELMGAYPDYNMGHLFVICKGRLVSIVTFIATYLVILLQFDVGELSSAHA; this comes from the exons ATGTCTGTTGAAACCGACAATGCCTCGATCATTCGGCCAAGTGCTATTGTGATGGCGTGTGTGAAAACCCTTCGCATCTTGGGTGGTTTCCCGTATGTTCTGGAAGCTGGCGCCGTCCGCAAGTCTTCTAAACTGAAAGCTTGGGGAAAGGAAGCCATCGACGGCCAGGCATCCAAGCCGAACTCTCTGGCGAAGTCCACGTGGTTGGTCGTCTGGTCCTGGGCAGTCGTGCTGGGCTTCACGGCACTTTCAGTGGCGGTGCCTTTAGCCAATATCTTTTGGCCAACGAAGTCTTGGGTGCTTTTGAAGGGAAACACATTACTCGTCGCTTCAAATATCTACGTTTGGGTGAAGATGGGATTTGCTTCCTTACTGCATATTTCTCTGTTTCACTCAAGTACCTCTCTGGCGCGGGTACTCGAACGCTTGTCCCTTGTTTCTGGCCGAAATCCAAGAGTTCCCCGGAATTTATCTACCTACGGAGCATTTTGCCTGTTGGCGCTGGATCTGGCACTGATTCTCGGCCGTATCATTAGAACTGCGGAATATTCTGGTCCCTTACTGCAGGTACTGCAACGCTTGTTTGCTGATGTTATGCAGAAGATGATCTCTACTGTTTTTACCTTGTTTGTTTACTATTCCTCTTTGTCATTAACTTTTGGTTACAAAAATATTTTGCCGTTGAGCCGACCATGTCGCAACGAGACCGTTATCAGGTTTCGGGAAAGTGTTCAGCTGGGTCTTCAAGCAGCACTGGAAGCAGATGCCAGCAACGTCCGCGACGACTCTGCCGAAGATCACACATTTCACCGACTTGGCCAGAAAGCTAAACATCAGCCTCGGAACGCACAGCTTTCGGACATTCATGCAACTTCGGCGTTGGAAAAGCTCTTTGACCTACAGCAATTTCAGGGTATATTTAATGAATACATTGCTCTGCCAGTAATCTTTTTACACATCTGGGCAGTTGCTAACATCATATTCGCATCCTACATGTCATTGAAGCAAATACTTACTGGAACTAACCTGTTCTACATGACGTCCGACATGCTGaagaatataatgattatcatcctgCTCAACTGTGCGCCAGAATTAATAACACGACAG AGGGAAGAACTCCGTCAGCTGATATTCTTTCTGAGGCTGGAACCTGCGGATAAAATTGTCGACGAAAAG CTCGGCCGGTTGCTGGAGCTGATGGGCGCTTATCCGGACTACAACATGGGACACCTCTTTGTTATCTGCAAGGGCAGGCTTGTCAGT ATAGTGACCTTTATCGCTACGTATTTGGTGATTTTGCTTCAGTTCGACGTTGGCGAACTTTCATCCGCACATGCTTAG